The following coding sequences are from one Mustela lutreola isolate mMusLut2 chromosome 5, mMusLut2.pri, whole genome shotgun sequence window:
- the CD180 gene encoding CD180 antigen isoform X2, which produces MMAPHASCFLLAVVFSMSCKTITSLNQMCTEKEANSTYNCENLGLTGVPDTLPNTTEFLEFGFNFLPTLENTTFSRLVDLIFLDLTRCQINWVHEDTFQNHHQLNTIVLTGNPLIFMAETSLNGPMSLQHLFLIQTGISNLEFIPSQNLENLESLYLGSNHISSIKFPENFPTQNLKVLDFQNNAIHYLSSEDLHALEKTTNLSLNFNGNDIKGIEAGAFHSKIFQSLNFGGTLNLSVVLKGLQNSSIQSLWLGSYEDTDDQDLTSAMFDGLCEMSVESINLQKQYISDISSTTFRCFTQLQELDLTANHLNELPSGIKGMKALKKLVLNVNIFDQLCQISAVSFPSLLDLSIKGNKKKLDLGVGCLEKLENLQKLDLSHSDIEASDCCNIQLKNLSHLQYLNLSYNEPLGLQSQAFKECPRLEGLDLAFTRWYVKGPQSPFQNLHILQVLNLSHCLLDTSNQHLLTGLVDLRHLNLQGNHFQDGSISKTNLLQTLRSLEILILSSCDLLSIDKQAFQSLGKLSHVDLSYNNLMGNSIDALSHLQGIYLNMAANNIHVIPSHLLLTLSQQSTINLSHNPLDCTCSNIHFITWYKENLQKFEGSEDTKCANPPSLKGVKLSDVKLSCGITAMGIFFLVVFLFLIALLLIFSVKFLLRWKYQHI; this is translated from the exons AAAGAAGCCAACAGCACATATAACTGTGAAAATTTAGGTCTCACGGGAGTTCCTGACACTCTACCAAATACAACAGAATTTTTGGAATTTGGCTTTAATTTCCTACCTACACTTGAAAATACAACTTTCAGCAGACTTGTAGATCTGATCTTCTTGGACTTAACCAG GTGCCAGATTAACTGGGTACATGAAGATACTTTTCAAAACCATCATCAATTGAACACAATTGTGCTGACTGGAAATCCTCTGATATTCATGGCAGAAACCTCTCTTAACGGACCCATGTCACTGCAGCATCTTTTCCTAATCCAAACAGGAATATCCAATCTCGAGTTTATCCCAAGTCAGAATCTGGAAAACTTGGAAAGCTTGTATCTTGGAAGCAACCATATTTCCTCCATTAAGTTCCCAGAAAACTTCCCAACCCAGAATCTGAAAGTTCTGGATTTTCAGAATAATGCTATACACTACCTCTCCAGTGAAGACTTGCATGCTCTGGAGAAGACCACCAACCTAAGCCTTAATTTCAATGGAAATGACATTAAAGGCATTGAGGCTGGAGCTTTCCATTCAAAAATCTTCCAAAGTTTGAATTTTGGAGGGACTCTTAACTTGTCTGTTGTATTAAAAGGTCTACAGAACTCCTCTATTCAGTCTCTCTGGCTGGGGTCATATGAGGACACGGATGACCAAGACCTTACTTCAGCCATGTTTGATGGACTTTGTGAAATGTCTGTTGAAAGCATCAATCTGCAGAAGCAATATATCTCTGATATCTCATCTACTACATTTCGGTGCTTCACTCAACTCCAGGAATTGGATCTGACAGCAAATCACTTAAATGAGCTCCCCTCTGGGATCAAGGGGATGAAGGCTCTCAAGAAATTAGTTCTCAATGTAAACATATTTGACCAATTGTGTCAAATCAGTGCTGTCAGTTTTCCATCCCTTCTAGACCTCTCTATCAAAGGCAACAAGAAGAAACTTGACCTCGGTGTCGGCTGTTTGGAAAAActagaaaatcttcagaaacttGATTTAAGCCACAGTGATATAGAGGCTTCTGACTGCTGCAATATTCAACTCAAAAACCTGTCCCACTTACAATACCTAAACCTGAGCTACAATGAGCCTCTTGGACTCCAGAGTCAGGCGTTCAAAGAATGTCCTCGGCTAGAAGGTCTAGATTTGGCATTTACTCGCTGGTATGTTAAGGGTCCACAAAGTCCTTTCCAAAACCTCCATATCCTACAGGTTCTGAatctttctcactgtctcctgGATACCAGCAATCAGCATCTTCTAACAGGTCTGGTGGATCTCCGCCATCTAAATTTACAGGGGAATCACTTTCAAGATGGGAGTATCTCAAAGACCAACCTACTTCAGACCTTGAGGAGCTTGGAGATTCTTATTTTATCCTCCTGTGACCTCCTCTCCATAGACAAGCAAGCATTCCAGAGCCTTGGGAAATTGAGTCACGTTGACTTAAGCTACAACAACCTGATGGGCAATAGTATTGATGCTCTTAGTCATCTTCAGGGAATCTACCTCAATATGGCCGCTAATAACATTCATGTCATCCCATCTCATCTCCTCCTCACCTTGTCCCAGCAGAGCACCATTAATTTAAGTCACAATCCCCTGGACTGCACTTGTTcgaatattcattttataacatgGTACAAAGAAAACCTACAGAAATTTGAGGGCTCGGAGGACACCAAGTGTGCAAACCCTCCGTCTTTAAAGGGAGTTAAGCTGTCTGATGTCAAACTGTCTTGTGGGATTACGGCCATgggcattttctttcttgtagtatttttattcttgattgcccttctgctcattttttcgGTTAAATTCCTTCTGAGGTGGAAATACCAGCACATTTAA
- the CD180 gene encoding CD180 antigen isoform X1, with the protein MTIANNLLHEPLCVFADIYLVKITRREIAVQRINVILLVDQITNSVRNLHCFSHQKEANSTYNCENLGLTGVPDTLPNTTEFLEFGFNFLPTLENTTFSRLVDLIFLDLTRCQINWVHEDTFQNHHQLNTIVLTGNPLIFMAETSLNGPMSLQHLFLIQTGISNLEFIPSQNLENLESLYLGSNHISSIKFPENFPTQNLKVLDFQNNAIHYLSSEDLHALEKTTNLSLNFNGNDIKGIEAGAFHSKIFQSLNFGGTLNLSVVLKGLQNSSIQSLWLGSYEDTDDQDLTSAMFDGLCEMSVESINLQKQYISDISSTTFRCFTQLQELDLTANHLNELPSGIKGMKALKKLVLNVNIFDQLCQISAVSFPSLLDLSIKGNKKKLDLGVGCLEKLENLQKLDLSHSDIEASDCCNIQLKNLSHLQYLNLSYNEPLGLQSQAFKECPRLEGLDLAFTRWYVKGPQSPFQNLHILQVLNLSHCLLDTSNQHLLTGLVDLRHLNLQGNHFQDGSISKTNLLQTLRSLEILILSSCDLLSIDKQAFQSLGKLSHVDLSYNNLMGNSIDALSHLQGIYLNMAANNIHVIPSHLLLTLSQQSTINLSHNPLDCTCSNIHFITWYKENLQKFEGSEDTKCANPPSLKGVKLSDVKLSCGITAMGIFFLVVFLFLIALLLIFSVKFLLRWKYQHI; encoded by the exons atgactATAGCAAATAATCTTTTGCATGAGCCACTTTGTGTCTTTGCAGATATTTATTTGGTCAAGATCACTAGAAGAGAGATTGCTGTTCAAAGGATAAATGTAATTTTGCTAGTCGATCAAATTACCAACTCTGTTAGGAATTTACATTGTTTCTCTCATCAGAAAGAAGCCAACAGCACATATAACTGTGAAAATTTAGGTCTCACGGGAGTTCCTGACACTCTACCAAATACAACAGAATTTTTGGAATTTGGCTTTAATTTCCTACCTACACTTGAAAATACAACTTTCAGCAGACTTGTAGATCTGATCTTCTTGGACTTAACCAG GTGCCAGATTAACTGGGTACATGAAGATACTTTTCAAAACCATCATCAATTGAACACAATTGTGCTGACTGGAAATCCTCTGATATTCATGGCAGAAACCTCTCTTAACGGACCCATGTCACTGCAGCATCTTTTCCTAATCCAAACAGGAATATCCAATCTCGAGTTTATCCCAAGTCAGAATCTGGAAAACTTGGAAAGCTTGTATCTTGGAAGCAACCATATTTCCTCCATTAAGTTCCCAGAAAACTTCCCAACCCAGAATCTGAAAGTTCTGGATTTTCAGAATAATGCTATACACTACCTCTCCAGTGAAGACTTGCATGCTCTGGAGAAGACCACCAACCTAAGCCTTAATTTCAATGGAAATGACATTAAAGGCATTGAGGCTGGAGCTTTCCATTCAAAAATCTTCCAAAGTTTGAATTTTGGAGGGACTCTTAACTTGTCTGTTGTATTAAAAGGTCTACAGAACTCCTCTATTCAGTCTCTCTGGCTGGGGTCATATGAGGACACGGATGACCAAGACCTTACTTCAGCCATGTTTGATGGACTTTGTGAAATGTCTGTTGAAAGCATCAATCTGCAGAAGCAATATATCTCTGATATCTCATCTACTACATTTCGGTGCTTCACTCAACTCCAGGAATTGGATCTGACAGCAAATCACTTAAATGAGCTCCCCTCTGGGATCAAGGGGATGAAGGCTCTCAAGAAATTAGTTCTCAATGTAAACATATTTGACCAATTGTGTCAAATCAGTGCTGTCAGTTTTCCATCCCTTCTAGACCTCTCTATCAAAGGCAACAAGAAGAAACTTGACCTCGGTGTCGGCTGTTTGGAAAAActagaaaatcttcagaaacttGATTTAAGCCACAGTGATATAGAGGCTTCTGACTGCTGCAATATTCAACTCAAAAACCTGTCCCACTTACAATACCTAAACCTGAGCTACAATGAGCCTCTTGGACTCCAGAGTCAGGCGTTCAAAGAATGTCCTCGGCTAGAAGGTCTAGATTTGGCATTTACTCGCTGGTATGTTAAGGGTCCACAAAGTCCTTTCCAAAACCTCCATATCCTACAGGTTCTGAatctttctcactgtctcctgGATACCAGCAATCAGCATCTTCTAACAGGTCTGGTGGATCTCCGCCATCTAAATTTACAGGGGAATCACTTTCAAGATGGGAGTATCTCAAAGACCAACCTACTTCAGACCTTGAGGAGCTTGGAGATTCTTATTTTATCCTCCTGTGACCTCCTCTCCATAGACAAGCAAGCATTCCAGAGCCTTGGGAAATTGAGTCACGTTGACTTAAGCTACAACAACCTGATGGGCAATAGTATTGATGCTCTTAGTCATCTTCAGGGAATCTACCTCAATATGGCCGCTAATAACATTCATGTCATCCCATCTCATCTCCTCCTCACCTTGTCCCAGCAGAGCACCATTAATTTAAGTCACAATCCCCTGGACTGCACTTGTTcgaatattcattttataacatgGTACAAAGAAAACCTACAGAAATTTGAGGGCTCGGAGGACACCAAGTGTGCAAACCCTCCGTCTTTAAAGGGAGTTAAGCTGTCTGATGTCAAACTGTCTTGTGGGATTACGGCCATgggcattttctttcttgtagtatttttattcttgattgcccttctgctcattttttcgGTTAAATTCCTTCTGAGGTGGAAATACCAGCACATTTAA